From a single Plasmodium coatneyi strain Hackeri chromosome 4, complete sequence genomic region:
- a CDS encoding Small nuclear ribonucleoprotein Sm D2, whose product MKTETTVEENRDNPEDGPLGLLSECVKDNAQVLINCRNNRKLLARVKAFDRHCNLLLTEVREIWVEVVKDKKKKKKINKDRYISILFLRGDSVILILRNPK is encoded by the exons ATGAAGACCGAAACGACGGTGGAGGAAAACAGGGACAATCCCGAGGATGGTCCTTTGGGACTCCTGTCCGAGTGCGTCAAGGACAACGCACAAGTTTTAATTAACTGCCGCAATAATAGGAAACTTCTGGCGCGg GTTAAAGCTTTTGATAGACACTGTAATTTGTTGCTGACCGAGGTTCGAGAAATTTGGGTGGAGGTGGTGAaggacaaaaagaagaaaaaaaaaattaacaaggACAGATACATCAGCATACTCTTTTTAAGGGGAGACTCCgttattttaattttgagAAATCCAAAGTGA